The sequence GTGCCTTTGCTATGCGTTTCGGCCGACCTCCTGCCTCTGCAGGTAACCCAACAGCCTGCTCAACGTGAACATGGGGTGGGTCAATGCCCGAAGAAGGGCCAGTGGATGCACTGTGGGAGGGTGGCTGCGGGTGCATGTCAGGAGGAGTTAGATCAAGACCCAGGTCGAAGGAAGGAATGGGTGACAGCTCAGGAAATGACCGTGGGGTGGGTGGACGGATGTCAGACCCAGGACATGGATGTGGAGTGGGTGAAGGGATGGTggtggggctaggggatggatgtgAGATGGGTGAGGGGATggtggggctaggggatggatgtgggaTGGGTGAGGGGATggtggggctaggggatggatTTGGGGTGGATGGGTGGGGATCGGGGGTAGGGACAAGTCTCGGGGTAGCAATAGACGAACGAGACCCACGTCCGACAGGAGCTCTGCTTGTGCTTGGGCTTTGAGTAGGTGCTGCCGCAGGAGTAGCTGCCTCCTCATTCGGGGCCTCAGGGATAGGAGGTTGTACACGGCCAATCTCCTGCACTGCATTTAGCACATCAGTAATGTCCTTGTGGTCCTCGGTGCCCACTGGGTGACGCCTCAACAAACGGGCATATCCTTCAATCTGACATGAAAAAACCAGGTATATTAGTAATTCAatcgataataaaataaacattggTTTTGAATTGGTTCTGCTAGTAATAATTGCAAGTTATAGGGAGACCAGGTGTTACCTTtgactaaatttaaattatcttttatattaaGGATGTAGCTAGCGCATAGAGTAGACAAAAtgctaattaaaaattcaacagATAGAAAAGTTACCATTATAATCAATCTAGCACCGAGGACATTGATGAACCTCCGAGTTACCCTTTTGTACCAATCGAAGTACTCGTGTTGTGGAGGCATATCACCAACCACTGCTTCACAACGCTGTTGAAGGCGATTACCCCACTCTGTAATATGCGCAGCATGTTTCCGCATCCAATCAACACCAACCTTCCCCCTCAAATCAATGGCATGGAGCACTGTATCGGTGTCAACATTACGGGGAATTTCTTGGATCATCCCGAATTGACGAACGACACGATCcggtgtatgtttctctactagGTGGAAACATACAAGTGGCACCGTTGCCGTCCACATGGCCCTCCCTACAACGCACCACGGCGGAAGGTTCTCGAATTCAGCTTCATACGGCTGCCACACCACCTACGACAGCCAAAAAACAAGCAACACATTAGGCAACAATGTTTATATGGCAAAGTTCACTAAACCTATATCTTGTTCCTAAACATGTTAAATAAGGCATTTTCATACCTGGCCTGGCAACATTGAAGCTATTTGCTCGCGATACCTGTCCAGGAAGATGTGGGCGGGcctgtttttcttgtttgggaccCACAACCACCTACAATCCAGAACAAGTGATCATATTAACCgatataatttagaaaatttgacacaaaattatagTGTATAACCTCTATTTCAAATTGTTTAATATAGACTCAAATAATTCCTagaagcttttaaaaaaaataaattgaagtgACATGACGTGTATGAGGTAGAGACTTACTTCAGGGACAGTGGACCACGAACTGGAGGACCATAAGCATCCACTGGCGGGCCATGTACAACTGTCGGGCACAAATATGGGAACCtagcccatgcccaatactggaccaacAGCAAACACCCACCAATCTGATTAGCTTTCTTATCGCTTGCCCTGCATAACTCTCggtacaaccatgcaaggcaagcactTCCCCAGCTGTACCTTCGTGGATTGCGAAGGTCTTCCAACTGCTGCACCCACATCAGATGCACCCTATCGCCGGATTTGTCCATGAAGATTGTGTCCCCTAGAAGCgctaggatgtagcatcgtGCATACTTATGCAACTGATCCTCTGTGGCATTAGGCGGCAAGGGATTGGCAACAGCTTCCAAAAGCCGTTGGATGAGAATCCTCTGGCCATGAAGTTCCTTTCTCTGATTGTTTGCAGGTCTGAAGCCAAGAAATTCCTCACACACGTTCTCCCATTCTTTCTGCGTGCTCCCTGTAATGACCTCGCCGTCAACAGGAAGCCCAAGAAGAACCTCCACATCTTGCAAGGTGATGGTGACCTCACCATGTGGCATGTGGAAGGTGTGAGTCTCCTGCCGCCATCGCTCCACTAAGGCCGTTATCAGGCCGTGGTCGATCTCTCTACCCGGGGTCCTAAGGAGTCCCTCCAAACCGAGTGCCTTAATGATGTCAATGACTCGGTCGTCCACCATTGGCTCTCGATCGGAGAACTCTTCAGTACGGACACGGCATTTAAGAGACCCTGGATCCTGCACAGAACAAAACCATGGATTAATATATGACAGCAAGTGCGCTCACATTGTATGAATCAAATGTGTGTACATTCGTTAAATATTTAGTGTTGTGCTTTACCTGCCCATTCCAAATAGATTCAGACCGATGGTTGGCCTGCAACGTCAACACCGACTGGTCAATGGGGCCAGGCTGTGTGTAGTCAATCTGTCCAGCATTTGCAGCAGCCATACTGCACAAGAATGATAAGCAATTAGCACGTAATAGACATTGAAAACAattaaaggaaataaataatgtTGAACTGCATAAGAAGTAATGGAGACAGATTGTACCACTGTTTACAAGAACTATCAGAGTTCCACAGCTAATAACCCAAAAGAATATCTTTGAGGAAGGATTTGATAAAGTGAAAGGGAAGTAAAAGTTGGTAATCTTGAGTTTATTACCATATCCTGGTAGtagtctaaaataaaattagggaTAAAGTTTTCCTTCAAATTGGATAAGAGGAATCTCCTATAAGCTATAACCCACCATCCACATGTGTTCTAATCACATAACTCATTAAGTCATTTAAACCAAtcacataattattaaatatgcCATTTGATTAAAGCAAACACAAATGATCATTTGAATTGCCAAGTATTAGGTTGAACAAATTTTCTCCCAAATaagttttgagaaaaattctttCATAAAGTTAGCCAACTTTTCCATTAAATATTGAGTGCTAAGAGGAAAATGTCACCAAATGGCTATCCAAGCAAACAACTATAGATATGTTCTTCCGACTTCCAAGTGGGGTACATAGGTACAATTGGAAACTCTAAAGTTCACAATTTTTAAGTCGTCAAAGAGAGATTGTATAGGGATTAAACTTCACTactatatttaaaacaaaaagatatattcagtaaaaaaaaaaaaaacttaagccAAACCCTAACTAAATTACCATCCATAAAGTCAAAATGTCATTCAAAACTAGAGAATCAGAATTAATTGCTGTTTAGGGCACTTTCTCTTGGCTTGCAAAGAGTTAATTGTTATACTTCTTTAATGCACAAGCAGGTGAGTGTTTCTCATTTCTTATATTTGTGCTCCCTAAAGTGGGTGTGCTCAAAATATGTATGAGCCTCTCATCAAAGCTTATAAGTTgacttaaatatttaataagtaTTCTATAAGAGGGTTATGCATGTTCATCATCACTGGTGCTGATCCCAgatttgttattgttttcagGTACCATGTTTGAGTGACAACCATGCATATCTTTTGCACGATGTAGATACAGGCACAGTTGGTGTTGTTGATCCTTCTGAAGCTACGCCTGTTACAGATGctttgaaaaggaaaaactgAATTTCGACATACATATTGAACACCCATCATGATTATGATCACACAGGAGGAAATGAGGAGCTTAAAGAAAGGTACGGTGCAAAGGTATGATATTGTTATCTTTTGGTCAACTGATTTATTATCTTTATTCTAAAGTATttatctttaaaagaaaatgtataaaCTTCCTTGTCCAATTGATTTCCATGTTTCAAAGCTTATTCCCCAAAAATGGTTATGTACGatatattttatacaatacACTCATGATggaaatagatatttatatggagaattttaattaaataaccaTTCTGATctgattttagaatttagatatCCTCCTATGTTTTGCTGGTTACAATTAAATTAGCCGACTTATCTGAGTggttattttgtttggttgtctTTTTTGTCTTGAAAATGATTTGTGGACCACACCAATCTTTCCTCTTTTTATATGTTTCTTTAAAATTTCCATGTTTATCGTATTAGTATTTTTATCTCTTGTAATACTTGATACCGTCAACTTGTTATAATTTTCTAACACATTCTAAGAATTATTGAAAATGTGGCAATATTGGTAAAACTAGCCGTAGTAACTACTATTATTGCAGAATACGAATTTTTCAGAATTAGTATTAGTTTAAGAGATTTACTACAAACTTGATAGAAGTCTTCTTGCCTTGTTCTTGAAGCTGTTCAGTGTTTATATTGGTCTCAACTTTCATAAATTTTTCTACCTCCCTTTTTAAGTCGCAAATACCTATGATTATGTTGATTGCTATCATTTTGATGGTCAATTCCCTTCTTTGAAGTATATAGCAGGCGCCAAATTAAATAATGTTGGGCCTTATGCATGCTTCATGACTATAGACCGATCAATGCCAATCAGAGTTTTTCTAATAGATTCTGACATTTCATCATTCTCTTATAGTATTTATGTGATGCAGGGAGTACAGAGATagttttatttaagtttaaaagTCTAGTAAGGTAATTAggttttagtattttatttaatttcataggGTTAAGGGTATTTGcctaattcaataattgggctttggcccaagtGAATTAGAGTTAGGGTTTAGTCTTAGTAGtctctctatatattattagtattttatttgatttcctAGAGTCTTAGTagtctatattttatttatgaacatTAATAAGTTGTTTCTAAAATCAATTTATaaccacacttttttttttgacaagtcaGTAATTCCATTAAGAAGATATTAAGTACAAATCAGCAAAGCATCAGCTTTGATGTACTAAACACAAACACTTAATTAACCCCTCAAACTAAGTTCTAAAAGAGAACTACACAATTAGCCAGTACACCTATCCATGCCAAACCTATGCTTTCTACCAAGCTAGAGCCCCAGACTTCCTTCACCTGGCCTCCATAGGTGACCTCTTCTCGCCGCCGCCTCAAGATATCAGAACCCAGCAACATATCCTCCCCTTCCTCCGCTCTTGTTGCTGGCCAACCCCTCTTTGTTCCTATTTCATGCTCTTGTAACTCCATTAACACCACCACTAACTTATCCTATGCCAATCTCTCATATGTAATCAAACCAAATGACACTTTCTACATTGTTTCCACCTCTAAGTTTATGAACCTCACAACCTACTATTCTGTTGAGCTTGTCAACCCCACTCTAGTCCCTACCAACCTTTCTATTGGTGTTACTGTCCTTTTTCCTATCTTTTGCAAGTGTCCTAACACGACCCAGGTGCAAAACAGAGTCAAATATCTGATATCCTATGTGTTCCAACCTTTTGATAACTTATCATCAGTTGCTTCAAGGTTTAATGTTTCACAACAATCTATAATTGATGTTAATGGAAACAACTTTCAGCCTTTCAATACCATATTCATTCCAATGCTAAGGTTTTCGTAAGTATTATGTTAAAAGTTATGTCATCATGATCCATTTCTTTAGGGTCTAATCTACTCATCATACCAAAGCTATGAAGTATAAACCATAAGATGCACATAGAAAGGACATCATTCTATTATTATGTACCATATTGATTGCAGAATAATACATCCTGTTAAAAATGCTAATGAAGATATTATGAGAGAGTTTCAAATCTTGAACCATAACCAAAAACTGATGTAAgttcca comes from Castanea sativa cultivar Marrone di Chiusa Pesio chromosome 3, ASM4071231v1 and encodes:
- the LOC142629820 gene encoding serine/threonine-protein phosphatase 7 long form homolog → MVDDRVIDIIKALGLEGLLRTPGREIDHGLITALVERWRQETHTFHMPHGEVTITLQDVEVLLGLPVDGEVITGSTQKEWENVCEEFLGFRPANNQRKELHGQRILIQRLLEAVANPLPPNATEDQLHKYARCYILALLGDTIFMDKSGDRVHLMWVQQLEDLRNPRRYSWGSACLAWLYRELCRASDKKANQIGGCLLLVQYWAWARFPYLCPTVVHGPPVDAYGPPVRGPLSLKWLWVPNKKNRPAHIFLDRYREQIASMLPGQVVWQPYEAEFENLPPWCVVGRAMWTATVPLVCFHLVEKHTPDRVVRQFGMIQEIPRNVDTDTVLHAIDLRGKVGVDWMRKHAAHITEWGNRLQQRCEAVVGDMPPQHEYFDWYKRVTRRFINVLGARLIIMIEGYARLLRRHPVGTEDHKDITDVLNAVQEIGRVQPPIPEAPNEEAATPAAAPTQSPSTSRAPVGRGSRSSIATPRLVPTPDPHPSTPNPSPSPTIPSPIPHPSPSPTIPSPISHPSPSPTTIPSPTPHPCPGSDIRPPTPRSFPELSPIPSFDLGLDLTPPDMHPQPPSHSASTGPSSGIDPPHVHVEQAVGLPAEAGGRPKRIAKAPPCGTGGHKHGHNVGPEASDEGHARPPPHYARRRKVQKR